The Kryptolebias marmoratus isolate JLee-2015 linkage group LG7, ASM164957v2, whole genome shotgun sequence region AAATGATGCGTTGGGCGAAGCGGCAGCCGGAACCCGGCGGAGTCCCCTTAAATGTTTGTCCCTCTCTGACCTCGCTGTTACAGAAACCCCTCGACCGGCTGGCGTCTTTGTGTGTTCCCCTaatttgaaaaagtaaaaagagtcgcgttaatctgaataaatctgaGCTGTAAACTCTCTGGGTtcgagttttgtttttttttttgacctggCGTCACTCCCGGGTAGCTGCCACAGTTCAAAGGGGACTACGCCGAGACCTGTGCGCTTCGCCAACGCCGGCGTCGCCTGAAATGCGATGATGAGCTGACGCCTGCGGTGGGGGCGGTGCTGGTGCCGCCCCCCCTGACCCACCCCTCCCCCGACCCGTGTTAACAGAGTCCCTcagtttacaagaaaaaaaaacaaaacaaaaaaagattaaagagaaaaaacaaacaaaagaagaaaaagaaatccccTCACCCCCCGACTGGGCCTGCCGGCACGCCACTGACTTCaggtgtgtatgcgtgtgtgtgaagTGTGTGCGGCCATGGCCGTAAGAGTCTCTGAGAGTGTGCGAGGGCTCATGTGTGCATGGAGGCTCCATGGGGGTGAGGGGGACTCCTAATATTTCTTTCCTGGGACGAACTCCTTCGCTTCAGGATTCAAAATGCTCTTCCTCTgcggagagaagaagaaactttaaacacagCGGGTTAGGGTTAGACTGACAGACGGTAGCCAGAACTTGAAGTAAGCTAAagtcaaaaactaaacatcagCAAAGCTGTAGTCAACAGCTAAACATTAGCAAAGCCGTGGCTAAAAGCGAAGCGTTAGCAAAGCTAAATGTTAGCAAAGCCAGAGTCAACAGCTAAGCGTTAGCAAAGccgtggctaaaagctaaatgttagcaAAGCCGTAGTCAACACTAAGCGTTAGCAAAGatgtggctaaaagctaaacattagCAAAGCCGAAGCTGTAAACTCAAATCAGCGAATATTTCTGAggatatttttatataaataaagttaaataattcaaaaagtacaaatactaAAATTAAATCCTGCTCCTCTTGATGAAGCTGAAGGTTTCGATGTTCGGCTGGTTCAAGCAGAAGAACGGGCGCAGAGACGGTTGGACTCACCGCCACCTCCTCCACGTTGCTGTGGTGATCGCTGACCGACAACCCGTTGAGTTGCTGCTGCAGTTGCCCCACTCCCTGGTTGTTGAGGTCGCGTGAAGGGATGAACCAGTCCtggtcttcctcctccagcatcTCCTGGAAGCAGCGCTCCAAGAAGTCCTGCTCCAacagctcctcctccacctgaggGGAACAAAAACGAACCCCGTTAGGCGACAAGGACGTTCTTTTCTCACAGAATCTGTCCAAATCGGCACAAACGTTCTGCATTTATTCTGCAGGACGTTAGACATTCTTCTTAAAAGAACACAGCAGAATGatttgtctgtaaaaaaaaaaaaatcatcttttggaACCACAAGATCTCTGGGAAAAACGCAGACTGGACGGATGAGAACAGGACTGAGGAGGCACTGACGCCTCGTAGCAACTGTCAGGCACGGTAGTGGGAGGCTGATGGTGACAGTGAACTCCTCCTGCATTAGCTGAGGCCACCTGTCTGACAGCGGTCCCAAACGCAGCAGTGAATCTACAGCGGAACGGGACAGAATTGAGGAGCTGCAGCCGTCCGGTCGGACTCCAGACCTCAGAGTCCGGCGCTACGGCGGGACTTTCAGAGCTCTACTTAGAAGTTATCGCCGTTAAACGTGTGCATTCTCGTAGCTCCTGGCGCCAGGAAACCCGCGGCGGGAACGTACCTGTCTGTTGTACTCCTCCTCGTTCTCCATCCACATGTACTCGGCAAACGGGTTGGCGTCGGGGCTCTCTCCTGCGTGCCCATTGGCCACGGGCTCTTTCCCTTCCTTCCCCGGAGCTCCGCCTCCCGGCGTGTTGGCGAACTCTGGACCGCTCATCTCAGCTGGCTCTGAGCGAAGAAGCACAGTTACACAAGAGTTACCGCCGGAGCTTGGGGGTCTctttgtaaacacacacaagtctTTACTgattttatatcatttatttaaaaagaaaacaaacaaatcttgaTTAAAAGCGAGGAGCTggtcaaataaaacagctggGCATGATCCCGGTCGGGGAGCTCATTTGAGTCAAAACTGCAGCGCGGCTAAACAAAGCCGAATTCTAAACAAAACCTTCGGCGTTTCTTTTTACACGCGGCTGTTTTTGCAGGAAGGCCAGCAGCAGCGCTGCAGGAAAACAGCTGCGTTTTATTATTAACCAGAGTCCAGACAAACAGCTCCGTTAACAAACATCAGGAGGCTCGAATCAGTTTGTTTACGCTGATAAATACGCCACAAAGACTTCAAACTTGCTTGAATTTAGGggaaatttgaaaataaaccaactaaaacatgaaagagAAGAGCATAAACCGTCCACAACCGGTTTAATTCAGGCGGAACGTGGCTCAGctgactcatttttttttgtcccggAGCAGCAGAGACGCATCGATCAAACATCTGCAGCCCGAACGCAGACGTGTCGTTAAAAATGACTCCGCCGATGAAGTGGGACGGGCCCCGACTTCAGAGCACGCCGCCGCTCGTCGTTCAACAACTGCGGACCGCTGCACATGATGCAACGGAGGCGAGTCACGGCACGCGATCCTCTGCGTGATGCAACGCCGACGCGGTGGCAGGCAACCGCACACGTCTGTCTCCAGACACGTTCGGCTGATGTGGGAGCTCAGCAGAGATTACCTGAAGGAAGcactgcttgtttgttttacattaagagaacttttaatctttctgtatttttacaccTTTTCCTCCCAGAGCCGCCGACTTCAGCAGATGACGCCTTGAAagagaaaggttttttttgtagaggaagtgaaaaaagaaatggaacttcccctcctctctccaaatccaaacattcccatctaaaattaaaattacctCAAAAAAGGTATGACGTCACACATTTatttccaaacaacaaaaactttctttaaTCCCGCCTGACTTTTCCATTCGCAGGAACCAGACGCAACACCGGGTTAATAATAGATTTGTTTTACTGCGGGAGGAATCCTTCGACAacagatcaaaataaaaacgcGTTCCCTGAAGGAACGAGGCCACCTCACGCGCCAAAACAACcagggggtgactctcagctactaccacaccaggtttcagctccatatctgtgaaaatgatccgcttttagacatttttgtgtttcctaaataaggtagcatctcactggggAGAAtccaaaatgtctaaaaagtttttttgaatGAGTCAGAGGCTCCGAGGcttgaattttgttttaaaaaaaaaacaacctgtgaCAAATATTCTCTCAAAGTTGTCATCATCGTCGCAGGCCTCTCCACCCCTCTGTtaagtttctgtaattctagagcCGACCTCACCTGCTCACACCTGCAGGAGAAATCCTCTCcgaaagaaaacacacaaggCTCAACGCGGGCGACAAAATAACGCGCGCAAATCGGCGAACACGTAAAAACATCCGGATATCCAAGGAACCGGCTGCTCGAAACGTGGCCAGTTTCAGCGAGACAGCGACACTCCGAGTACGTTCTCAGCTGAATCCttgggtgtggcagccatcttgaatcgagttgactccaaaagctacaTCCGATCATGACTTTTTGGACATTTGTTCAAATCTGTCAAATGGCTCCTGAGATATTTCCGCTAAGAGGCAAACAAATGTGCACGCAGATTAAAAAGATCCTCGTTTGGGAGATTAAATATGGCCGAACATCCTGGTCGCGAGCTTTTCTCCTGAAAGTTTCTAATCTTGTCTTCTTATGTAGAATAAAATTAAGACTCGTCCTGACTCACATCGAAACAAATGAAgggtagaaaataaaataaaaaaggtaaaaagagtCCACCAACAGCACTGGATCCTGCCTGATTGTTCCAAGAACTCACAGAAAACCTGACATTCCCAACGACACGTTTCTGTCTCGCACCTTGCGGCCCATCCGAGCGGCGTTTTGACCCGAAGCGGGCCTCGCCGCCGTCCGCAGCAGCTCGGATGAACACGTGTAACCTAAGTAGGTTAGTGGACTAAGAGGCGACGCGTCTGCGAGCAGCAATAAAGAAGTCTAATTATCCAGTGTGGGGGCTTACACAACAAACAGGTCAGGCGGGAGCGAAAGGACGCCGTTTTTTTAAAGACCGCGTTCACAGCCCAGGCCGCGGCAATCAAAGTTTTATGATGCAGTTAAAAGagaaatgaactgaaaacaacaagcaGTGGAGAATCCAGAAATTAACCAACAAAGACATCcgtttttcttttgatttttagaaatcagagcagctgatagacaaacacacatttttgacCAATAATTGATTTTCCATTTAactaaatataacaataatCGCTCCCAGAAACCTgatatttgattatttaaataaatatgtgtttaaaaacaacttttagaaGACTTTCTTTACTTAAACATATATAAATGAGCTTCAGTGAGCTGGTTGGAGCGGCTGCAGCTTCAGTTTACAGTTTGTCGGCTGCAGGTTTGTAAAAACGTGGCCAATATTAGCCAAATAAATCGCTCCCCGTCGACAAAATTTCCCTactttaatgacatttttcaaAAGGTCTAGATACGTTCAGGGGTTGTCCTCGGGCGAGACTCGGAGGAGCGGCGTCACCGCGGGCATCTCCCTTTCCCTCCCCGTCATTCCAGGACGCCGGAGCTGCAGTTGTTGTGAATCTGCTGCAGCGCAAAGACTCGTAAAAAAACGTGCGTCCAAAGTGTTTGTGAGAAAGACTTCCTGTAGTCCCTTTACAGAGTCTTCGTTAAGACACCTGTGCTGCCGTCCACAGGTGAACCAGAGGACCAGCTGAGCGCCAGATAGACATTTTACTACAACAGCAGGTCTGAACATCACACAAATCTAATTAAcctataaaaaattaaaataaaaaaactccacaGACTCTCAGAGAAGATCTGTGcctcaaaaacacacagattatGACTCCTGTTCagataaacagttaatatttcgcatttaaaaaaaggcacaaacgTCAAaaatctgctggttttatctgtttttgttacaaaaactcACATTTCCTTCTCCTCTTTGACTCTTATTTTCTTACACCCAAATCCTGAGGAAACCCACTTTATTATccgacaacaacaaaacacaagtttacATAAGTCGTTTGGACTCTTTCGGACAGATTGGAGTACttgttttgtaaaacaacattaaatatttacagaataaCACCAATAACTCAAACAGCCACACTTGTAATCATGGCTAAAATGTCCTAATAAGTCTACTTTCTCCCTTAAATGAGCCAGACTTCCagataaaacctttattttcgTCAGGTGGTTAATAATAGTTAGAGTTTAGTGCAACAGTTAGCATTAATAAGCTGGGTGACCAGTTGCTGTTTGGAGTATGACCCTCAACTACTACCACGCTTCGTTTTTAGCTAAGGACacctagctgtggcggccatgttgcaCAGAAACGACCCCAAATGCTAATGAGCTGTGGGTGCAGACCCGGTGGTTGCTGCccgagtttcattaaaatccgcacgctggttcgtgagatattttgctaacagacaagcttCAAACACTCCCCCAATCGCCGTCTTCGCCTTCcgcggcgggcgataataaagCCGTGGAAACAGGCGGGCTCCCACGGTGCTTACGAAACACCCGTTTGTGACAGGCGGGCGGGTGACGGCTAACAGCCAGGTGCGCGTTTTGTAACGACGGCTTAGCCCCGGTTATGCTAGGAGGCCGGAGGTCCAGAAAGTAGACGGAGCCCGCCGCGCTGTCAGTGAACGCGGCCTAAGGTGAGCGACAACAACAAAGAGTAAAAACGGCAGCCGCTTTCGGAAAGCTGGCtaatttttttatctaaaaataaaaaataataaagcgcAGAACCCGTTTCACCTcgagttaaaacaaaaacacgacagAGCGATGCAACGCACCTGGTTTTAGAGGAGGAACTCCATTTTCAGTTAAATATCCGAGGCCAAACAAAAGTGGGCTCCGCCGCCTGTTAGCACGCTGCTACAGCATGGCAGCGTCCCCGAAAGCGGGTCAACAAAACAAGCCATCCCGATTACAACACACCTTCACGACGAGGCGCGCGCGCCCGCACAAGCAAACGCGAGGACGtccttttttcttaaatctaTTTATAAATCAAGGTTAAACTCACCTGGCATCGTACTGTCGGGTGTTCAGCCTCGAAGCGCGACGTTTTCTGGAGCTCGAAGTGCAACGACGAAGAGCGCTTCTCGCTCGCTAGCTTCGCGGTGACGGCGCAAGCTGCTAAAGTCCCCGCTAGCCTCCGCGCTGCCGTTACGGAGCTCGCTCGCGTCACGTGGTCTGCTGACGCGTTCACGGACTTTATAGCAGCCCCGGACATGTCACGATTCTTCTGGAAACGAACGCCtgtttcatatatatttttaaatttttttggccgtgaaagcagttttttttttgataatctTTCTGAacactgtgtttttttaacgTCTACATAAATaactttagtaaaaaataatcttgtttGGACACGGTGTGATTTACTTCTTATCATGCGGCGCGATGACAGACAGTTCTGTGCAGAAGTCTTGAATcgtcatccattttctttatgcTTCGCTTTCAAGGAGCATGACTTCATTGCTACCTTTTCAGGAGGTCAGCATTTCTTTGGGATTCTTTTGCTGGTTTTTCTGACCACTTTTAAAGGGATGTTCCTGTCGTTTGTGAAGCTTTTTAACTTCGACCACTCAGACTCTGTACGTTTTTATAGGGACCTAAGTGATTAATCTGATGACATCCCTTTAGGTGAATAAAAGTTTAACTAGCACTGCATCAGCTCGTCTGGTACAAATGGTAGACACTgttgaaaatattaaacaaactAAGATTGTTCTACCTAATGGTAATCACTTCATTAAGTCTGCATATCAACAAGCGGTACGCAGATATCCCCCGTTGCTCAGGGTCTTAAATattgaatgtttttagttttccttgAACAGTGACACAAATATCTGTCCTTCAGTGTTAACACTTAAGGACCAAGACTCAAACAGGCTGACAGCATTTTAGAGCGTGTTTGTGTATGTTTCCGATCCACTCAAACTACCAAactgtattttccagactataaggcgcacttaaaaaccttcaattttctcaaaaaacggcTTATAGTttggtgcgccttatatatgacaaaaattcaaaaatggactgttcattgacagtgcgtcttataatccagtgcgccctatagtgcagaaaatgcGGGAAGTTTACGTTGCGTCTTTGCCGATAAGGATTTGTTAGAAGGACAGATTTAACTCGCGTCCTGGTGATTTTTATCTGCCATCGGGCGCAACGATGGAGCCGTAGATGAATCTCTGGTGACTCCAGTCATCGAGGGAACTCTGCGTTCCAGTTTTTATTTGGCTTTAAAGTGCAGTTTCCTCAAACGAACGGGGTGGCCGGTTTACACACATTTCTATGTTTGTATATATTTGGCGGTGGTCATTTCATCTTTTGACGTGGCAGCCCAACTTTCCATAGTGACCCTACTTATACCTAGACGCAGCCGcacaccaaaatggaagtcgGTACATGGCTTATTTTTGAAGTTATCCAGCTCACGAGATGAGCCAGACCGACAGGAAATAATAACTGTTGCAACTGGCTTTtagtaatattaataataacaataaaagattCTCcaaaaggttgttttgtttacctcTTTAAACGTTATTAATGACCATTATACAAAAGGTGTAGCACTGCTTTCGTTTCCAAtagctttaaactgaaatcgTCTCGGCTCTGTTAGCAGtcggagtgtgtgttgaggacgactctcagctaccacctcaCCGACATCTTTATAAGTTGAAGCGATTTTTGTAAGTTAGCGGCTCCTTTCTGGGAGTGTCGTTAAAGTCCGTTCAGTTGttcgtgggatattttgctaaagctttaaataaaggaACACGCAGCCCCTTTTTGCTGTTGGCACCGggacacaaacataaaaaaaaaatttaaaatgtattttttcctcaACTCACAACATAATGCACAACTGTCACCACTTATTTACTAACAATTATGTTATACAAAACAGTGTGGCGATTTTCCCAAAATAAGGAGGATAAAacttaattattatttatttaaaactaactAACTGTGCTGTGACGAGGCCCTCGGAGCTCGCCAGCCGTCGGATTGTTGAAAATCGGAGCTCGCAGGCGGGTACGTGAACGTAGCACGCGAACAAACATCCGCCGCGCTGTTTTCCGCTTCTCCATCACACAAACGCCTGCGTGGCTTCgtgaattaacaacaacaaccacaaaaaaagcatttctgacagcgaattaaaaaaaaagtcaaacctgCCAACCTTCTTAGGGCTTTTAAACTGACACGACGGACTCTCATAAAGTCGTCTGTTGAGGAATAATTAACAGTTTCTCGGCTCTAAACGTGGCTTAATCGGCCGTTTCCACTCACCTCTGACCTCCCGAGCTGACTTACAGCCGTCATTTACCGTTGAAATAAACGTGGGTTCACGCTTAAGTTGCACAGTTTGAAGTGAATAACGCTGCTTGGGAGTTTTCAAAGCCTGTCTCGCTGCCGTTTCTGTGAAGCTAGCTTCCTGTTTTCTCCGCACCAGATGGATACTCACCGCCGAACTTCGAGCTCGACCGGGGGGGCAATCTGAAAACCAGCTGtcggtggggggggggtggagaGGGGGGCAAACGGACCGAAAACTACGCTACGGAGAAACTATTCCGGTTGTCTTCAACACAACACGCGGGGAAAACTACACCCTCAGTTTTCTCGTgttgtttcactgaaaaaacGCTCAAATTTCCAGTTTTTCTGCCTGAAACGCTGAGCGAGAGAAAAAAACGGTGGTAGTCGCGCGTGTCCAGCTGTAACTTTCAGTCATTGGTCGAGGACTACGTCAATCAGCAATATCCGGCAACGCTATTGGTCGACGCGGTCACAGGCACCGCCTTTGCTGCTCCATTCACGtaagtaaacaacaacacaacaaaaacagcttatatttttccctctctgtcaccttttttttgtagtatattattttttttatttcacagcgtgggtgttttaacttgttttaatattttagctcTAATTAGATGGTAGTAAATAGAGAGCAATAAATGATAAGAGGAGAATCACAGTAAATGTGAGCCTGAACAGTGGATAGTTTCCACTCTCAGCATCATTCAGCATTCTAACACTTTCCTTTACCTTTTAGAAAGAATGCCAAAATGACTTCAAAACTGTGCTACATTAAAAAGCCTGAACATTAGCTCTAATCAtgacaaactaaagaaactTAGACGCCTCATAACTGCTAATTGTGAGTATTGCAAAGATAAGACACTGCTCtataagacataaaaaatatataaaacattgcTGCTTCactccaaaaagtaattatGGGTAAAATAAACTAAGACAAACCTACACACCAAGAATTAGTTATGTACAAATATAGGCTTTAGGTCTAAGTTTGAGTGGatttctgtctcagctgttgataatatttaaaatatagtAAAGCGATTTCAAAGACGAGTCATGTGATGGAGCCTCCACCTGCTCAAGGTGTAACTGAGACAGACTGATTGATCAGTCAGACGATTCAATGAGCTAATCCaaccagttttagctttttttatgttaaataggCATTGGCCACATTTGAgcgtgaatatttttttcaacacaacacCAACAGACTCTGAAGGAAGTTGACCAGACTgtcatccgtccatccgtccattcatccatccatccgtccattcatccatccatccatccatccatccatccatccatccatccatgatgTCGGAACTTTGGAAACATCGGCACCCAACATCCAGTAACGACCTCCGTGTCCCATCGTTAGGAATCTGCTTTCACACCCACAGACTTACGAGGTACAACAAAGATGCCACAGCAAGGAGGAACCAAGACGACAGGTCGGGTGGacctcaaagcactttacactacattCAGTTAGGCAACGATACCACTGCTTTTATTCAGAATAATAACATCTTAGGAGTACGGttctgcattttaaatattgtttaaatactAATTTGATTCCTCACTTAACCCGTTAAGACCAAGTTCTCATCTTTTTAAAGCACCTGATAGATTATTTTAgccaaaaacattcatgaacATCAAAGTAAAGGTGATCATTTCTAACAGTGGTCGAAACGTTAAAGCTCTCCGAGCTTCTGTCTTTTATATAAATCTTCATAAAAAGTCACGTTAGATGTTAACGGATCACTGACCTTAACCTGTAATAAATTATAGGTTGCATTACTCTAAAATCCCAGAGGAGGGCGACTGCAGCACACAGAGCGGGTCGTCTGGAACATCAACTACCAGAACCTTAATTTGGTTTTATGTGGCTCAAAGCGGAgaagaatcaaaacaaaagaaacattgaaTCCATCTGAACCTTGTTAATATACTGTTTGAGAGAGCTTTAATATCATGCACAGTGCCCAGTCGGGTGTACTAcaaccctgaaaaaaaaaggtctactTTTTGTACACAGGATGTGGGTCCAGGGTGTGTTTTTGTACCTAATCTTTATgctgttttacagctttaagGTTAAAACACAAGTTCTCCAATGAAAACAATTCCAGCTGCACGTGCCTGAGCTGAGAGGAGATGGGGACGTTAAATTCAAGAATGTGGGACATTCCCTTGAGTTGTCAACTTaaatataagtgtgtgtgtgtgtgtgtgtgtgtgtatataattTATCCACTGTGCTCTGGGATATGTGTCCTTTGGAAACACACAAAGACCTATAAGAATGTTATAT contains the following coding sequences:
- the paip2b gene encoding polyadenylate-binding protein-interacting protein 2B isoform X1; the encoded protein is MPEPAEMSGPEFANTPGGGAPGKEGKEPVANGHAGESPDANPFAEYMWMENEEEYNRQVEEELLEQDFLERCFQEMLEEEDQDWFIPSRDLNNQGVGQLQQQLNGLSVSDHHSNVEEVARKSILNPEAKEFVPGKKY
- the paip2b gene encoding polyadenylate-binding protein-interacting protein 2B isoform X2, which gives rise to MSGPEFANTPGGGAPGKEGKEPVANGHAGESPDANPFAEYMWMENEEEYNRQVEEELLEQDFLERCFQEMLEEEDQDWFIPSRDLNNQGVGQLQQQLNGLSVSDHHSNVEEVARKSILNPEAKEFVPGKKY